Proteins co-encoded in one Malus sylvestris chromosome 7, drMalSylv7.2, whole genome shotgun sequence genomic window:
- the LOC126628040 gene encoding uncharacterized protein LOC126628040 yields the protein MEAVSDRQVVGYHCESKQAEVFEPDNELPWTQFLLGVDARILTSQPALHSEDDDDSLPVEETYFDELELDLLMDEDKSRAALAEALVSSLHVPPQICHSVVDKIVQDFLVAETDSRPYSDRMLFHMPVSIVVLVDEFGGLDTDDPKFVPASKSSIEKLERVRVEVSADCSICMEEMEVGSEAIPMPCSRSHLYHDDCILEWLKKSRVCPLCRFAMPPEIITTQN from the coding sequence ATGGAAGCTGTAAGTGATCGGCAAGTGGTGGGATACCATTGCGAATCGAAGCAGGCGGAGGTTTTTGAACCTGACAACGAATTGCCATGGACCCAATTCTTGCTGGGTGTCGATGCCAGAATATTGACAAGTCAGCCTGCCTTGCATTCCGAGGACGACGACGATTCACTTCCAGTAGAAGAAACCTACTTCGACGAACTCGAACTCGATTTGTTGATGGATGAAGACAAGTCAAGGGCTGCCCTAGCTGAGGCCCTGGTTTCTAGCCTGCATGTCCCTCCTCAGATTTGCCACTCCGTGGTGGATAAAATAGTACAAGATTTCCTAGTCGCAGAAACTGATTCTCGACCTTACAGTGATCGCATGCTTTTTCATATGCCAGTGTCCATCGTTGTTCTTGTCGATGAATTTGGAGGCCTGGACACGGATGACCCTAAATTTGTACCTGCAAGTAAGTCATCGATCGAGAAGCTGGAAAGGGTGAGAGTGGAAGTATCAGCAGATTGTTCAATTTGCATGGAGGAGATGGAGGTTGGTTCGGAAGCAATCCCCATGCCGTGCTCGCGCTCGCATCTTTACCACGACGACTGCATTCTCGAGTGGTTGAAGAAAAGTAGGGTTTGCCCACTGTGCCGCTTCGCCATGCCTCCCGAAATAATAACAACACAAAATTAA